A single genomic interval of Asinibacterium sp. OR53 harbors:
- a CDS encoding UDP-2,3-diacylglucosamine diphosphatase, giving the protein MDVTTTKKIYFLSDFHLGAPDFESSLVREKKVVGFLDSIKADAAEIFIVGDIFDFWYEYKAVVPKGYTRLLGKLAELTDSGIKVHVFVGNHDMWMSGYFEKELNIPVYHEPKVFERNGKQFYIGHGDGLGPGDKGYKFIKKIFRSPLCQWLFGQLHPTWGIGLANYFSRKSREKTGSADQHFLGEDNEWLIIYSKEVLRQKHFDYFIFGHRHYPIDFKLSDNSRYINLGDWIRTFTYASFDGTDVQLHEWKH; this is encoded by the coding sequence ATGGATGTAACAACAACCAAGAAAATATATTTTTTATCAGATTTTCATTTGGGTGCGCCTGATTTTGAGAGCAGCCTGGTGAGAGAGAAAAAAGTAGTGGGTTTTTTAGACAGCATCAAAGCAGATGCTGCGGAAATATTTATTGTGGGCGATATTTTTGATTTCTGGTATGAATACAAAGCAGTGGTTCCCAAAGGGTATACGCGCCTGCTGGGTAAACTGGCAGAATTGACCGATAGTGGTATCAAAGTGCATGTATTTGTTGGCAATCACGATATGTGGATGAGCGGATATTTTGAAAAAGAACTGAACATCCCGGTATACCACGAGCCGAAAGTATTCGAACGCAACGGCAAACAATTCTACATTGGCCATGGAGACGGACTGGGGCCGGGCGACAAAGGCTATAAATTCATCAAAAAAATATTCCGCAGTCCGCTGTGCCAATGGTTATTCGGACAACTGCACCCTACCTGGGGTATAGGGCTGGCCAATTATTTCAGCCGTAAAAGCCGTGAGAAGACGGGTTCTGCCGACCAACATTTCCTCGGTGAAGACAACGAATGGCTGATCATTTACTCCAAAGAAGTGCTTAGGCAAAAGCATTTTGATTATTTCATCTTCGGGCATCGCCACTACCCCATTGATTTTAAGCTGAGCGATAACAGCCGCTACATCAACCTGGGCGATTGGATACGCACTTTCACTTATGCCAGTTTCGACGGAACCGATGTGCAACTGCACGAATGGAAACACTAA
- a CDS encoding LUD domain-containing protein, which yields MTNTAKKSILQKIKQALGQPVPVPFPESAGSSSVFQPQQQELEIAFAENFNKLQGRFSFCTSEKELASQLGMLAIQRKWTSVYCREADLKKRLTDAGFAAMTAPDVQSCDVAITGCECLVARTGSLLMSSGQQSGRTVSVYAPVHICIAYTDQLVYDIADAIEKMRHKYNTQMPSLITLASGPSRTADIEKTLVVGVHGPKEVFCFLVER from the coding sequence ATGACAAATACAGCTAAGAAAAGTATACTGCAAAAAATAAAACAGGCACTGGGTCAACCGGTGCCTGTTCCCTTTCCTGAAAGTGCGGGCAGTTCCAGTGTATTCCAGCCACAGCAACAGGAACTGGAGATTGCCTTTGCAGAGAATTTCAACAAGCTGCAGGGGCGGTTTTCATTTTGTACGAGTGAAAAAGAGCTGGCGTCTCAACTGGGTATGCTGGCTATACAGCGCAAGTGGACGTCGGTCTATTGCAGGGAAGCCGATTTGAAAAAAAGACTTACAGATGCAGGTTTTGCGGCCATGACAGCACCCGATGTGCAAAGCTGTGATGTGGCCATTACAGGTTGTGAATGCCTGGTAGCCAGAACAGGCAGCCTGTTGATGAGCAGCGGCCAGCAAAGCGGGCGTACCGTAAGTGTGTACGCCCCGGTGCATATTTGCATCGCCTACACCGATCAGCTGGTATACGATATTGCCGACGCGATAGAAAAAATGCGGCACAAATACAACACACAAATGCCATCACTCATCACGCTGGCCAGCGGCCCGAGCCGTACCGCCGATATCGAAAAAACATTGGTAGTAGGGGTACATGGCCCTAAAGAAGTGTTCTGCTTCCTGGTAGAACGCTGA
- the ftsH gene encoding ATP-dependent zinc metalloprotease FtsH: MLQENKNTKPGMQDKGDGPRKGFKFNPYWVYAIIAIILLSAQFMRFAPDLTRTTEQEFKQKMLIKGDVEKLDLVTNKHEVRIYIKQDSLVKDFYVQKFKQVLTKDKVKQSPLFVFKVTDWTAFQSGLADVYKTYKIEEVPQNAIEEAEWFSPVINAVFSLGLIIVVWILLMRKMGGPAGGGGPGGIFNIGKSKATLFDKGAKVNITFADVAGLDEAKVEVMEIVDFLKNPKKYTSLGGKIPKGALLVGPPGTGKTLLAKAMAGEAQVPFFSLSGSDFVEMFVGVGASRVRDLFKQAREKAPCIIFIDEIDAIGRARGRNAIMSNDERENTLNQLLVEMDGFGGDTGIIILAATNRPDVLDSALLRPGRFDRQISIDRPDVKGREAIFKVHLAPIKISETLDLHKLAEQTPGFAGADIANVCNEAALIAARKNKEAVDMSDFQDAIDRVIGGLEKKNKIIAPNEKAVIAYHEAGHAICGWFLEHAYPLLKVTIVPRGTAALGYAQYTPTEQYLYTTDQLMDQICMTLGGRAAEEIFFGKISTGAANDLQQITKIAYSMVTAYGMNNKVGNVSFYDPSQENTFTKPYSEETGKIIDEEVRNIIDEAYKRTLKLLTEKKQEVEILAKELLDKEVLHKSDVEELIGRRPFEEKKLLEVSAEQSNGHAGQNAPGETIAPPETTVIS; encoded by the coding sequence ATGTTACAGGAAAATAAGAATACGAAGCCGGGCATGCAGGACAAAGGCGATGGACCTCGCAAGGGATTCAAATTCAATCCCTACTGGGTTTATGCCATTATTGCCATCATCCTGCTTTCGGCGCAGTTCATGCGTTTTGCGCCCGACCTCACCCGTACCACGGAGCAGGAGTTCAAACAAAAAATGCTGATCAAGGGCGATGTGGAGAAGCTTGACCTGGTGACCAATAAACACGAGGTAAGGATTTATATCAAACAGGATAGCCTGGTAAAAGATTTCTATGTACAGAAATTCAAGCAGGTGCTTACAAAAGATAAAGTAAAACAGAGTCCCCTGTTTGTGTTTAAAGTGACCGATTGGACCGCTTTCCAGAGTGGCTTGGCCGATGTATATAAGACCTACAAGATAGAAGAAGTACCCCAGAATGCGATTGAAGAAGCGGAATGGTTCAGTCCCGTTATCAATGCTGTATTCTCTCTCGGTCTTATCATTGTTGTATGGATACTGTTAATGCGTAAGATGGGCGGCCCCGCAGGCGGTGGCGGTCCGGGCGGCATTTTCAACATTGGCAAATCCAAAGCCACCCTGTTCGACAAAGGCGCCAAAGTGAACATCACTTTTGCCGATGTAGCCGGTCTCGATGAAGCCAAAGTGGAAGTGATGGAGATCGTGGACTTCCTCAAAAACCCTAAAAAATATACCTCACTGGGTGGAAAGATACCCAAAGGTGCGCTACTGGTGGGTCCTCCCGGAACCGGTAAAACCCTGCTGGCCAAAGCCATGGCGGGTGAAGCGCAGGTTCCTTTCTTCAGCCTCAGCGGTAGCGATTTCGTGGAAATGTTCGTGGGTGTAGGCGCCAGCCGCGTACGCGACCTGTTCAAACAAGCCCGCGAAAAAGCACCCTGTATCATTTTCATTGATGAGATCGACGCCATCGGACGTGCCCGCGGACGCAATGCCATCATGAGCAACGACGAACGCGAGAATACATTGAACCAGTTGCTGGTAGAGATGGATGGTTTTGGCGGTGATACGGGTATCATCATCCTCGCGGCCACTAACAGGCCCGATGTGCTGGACAGCGCGCTGTTGCGCCCCGGCCGTTTCGACAGGCAGATATCGATCGACAGGCCCGATGTGAAAGGAAGGGAAGCGATCTTTAAAGTACACCTGGCCCCGATCAAAATTTCCGAAACACTCGACCTGCATAAACTAGCCGAACAAACACCTGGTTTCGCAGGTGCGGATATCGCCAACGTATGTAATGAAGCGGCGCTGATAGCAGCCCGTAAGAATAAAGAAGCGGTGGATATGAGCGATTTCCAGGATGCGATCGACAGGGTTATCGGCGGACTGGAAAAGAAAAACAAGATCATTGCGCCGAACGAGAAAGCCGTGATCGCGTACCATGAAGCCGGACATGCTATCTGTGGTTGGTTCCTGGAACACGCTTACCCGTTGTTGAAAGTAACCATCGTACCGCGCGGTACGGCAGCATTGGGGTATGCCCAATACACGCCTACAGAGCAATACCTCTATACAACCGATCAGTTGATGGACCAGATCTGTATGACCCTGGGTGGACGCGCCGCAGAAGAGATATTCTTTGGTAAGATATCTACCGGCGCAGCCAATGACCTGCAACAGATTACCAAGATCGCTTATAGTATGGTAACGGCTTATGGTATGAACAACAAAGTAGGAAACGTAAGTTTCTACGATCCTTCGCAGGAGAATACCTTCACCAAACCTTACAGCGAAGAAACCGGCAAGATCATCGACGAAGAAGTAAGGAACATCATTGATGAAGCATATAAGCGCACTTTGAAGTTGCTCACAGAGAAAAAGCAGGAAGTAGAGATACTGGCGAAAGAACTGTTGGACAAAGAAGTGCTGCACAAGAGCGATGTGGAGGAACTGATCGGAAGAAGACCTTTTGAAGAAAAGAAACTGCTGGAAGTATCGGCAGAACAGAGCAACGGCCATGCCGGACAGAATGCCCCCGGCGAAACCATTGCACCTCCTGAAACCACAGTGATTTCATAA